Genomic segment of Pelmatolapia mariae isolate MD_Pm_ZW linkage group LG6, Pm_UMD_F_2, whole genome shotgun sequence:
CTCCCCACCACTTCACCCCCGTCAACTAGACTCAGTTTAAATCTCAGCacatcagcatcatgttttttttgttgttcctGGAAGTTTataatattgttttttattggtAATTAAAGTAACCACAAGTGTTGTGAAAGGATATAAAATGCAGTTGTGGTTCTTTTCTTTGAGCTTTGATAATCTCAGGGCGTCGATAATCGTCTCCGAGCTTCGATCTGTGTTTAAAGTGTAACTCTCGACTCTGACATCGTCCTCGTTGTTCTCTGTTCTGGCAGTACGTCCTGGCTGTCGGCAGCTCCGTCTTCCACGCCATGTTCTACGGCGAGCTGGCCGAGGATCAGGACGAGATCCGCATCCCCGACGTAGAACCACCGTCCTTCCTCGCCATGTTGAAGTGCGTCAACCTTTGATTTTGTTTACCTCGTTACACAAACACCTGACCGCTCACCCACAACCGTGCCTTTGCCTCCGCAGGTACATCTACTGCGATGAGATCGACCTTTGCGCCGACACGGTGCTCGCCACCCTCTATGCTGCCAAGAAGTACATCGTACCTCATCTGGCACGAGCCTGCGTCAACTTCCTGGAGACCAGCCTGAGTGCAAAGAACGCCTGCGTGCTGCTGTCGCAGAGCTGCTTGTTCGAGGAACCCGACCTGACGCAGCGCTGCTGGGAGGTGATCGACGCGCAGGCCGAGCTCGCACTGCGCTCCGAGGGTTTTTGCGACATCGACGTCCAGACGCTGGAGAGCATCCTGCGGCGGGAAACGCTCAACGCCAAAGAGATGGTGGTGTTTGAGGCGGCGCTGAACTGGGCCGAGGCCGAGTGCCAGAGGCAGGATTTGCCGCCGACCATCGAGAACAAGCGCCTGGTGTTGGGTAAGGCCATCTACCTGATCCGCATCCCCACCATGGCGCTGGAAGACTTTGCCAACGGGGCGGCGCAGTCTGGCGTGCTCACGCTCAACGAGACCAATGACATCTTCCTGTGGTACACCGCCGCCAAGAAGCCCGATCTGCTGTTCTGCACCAAACCGCGTAAAGGCCTGTCGCCGCAACGCTGCCACCGCTTCCAGTCCTGCGCTTACAGGAGCAACCAGTGGCGGTACCGAGGTCGCTGCGACAGCATCCAGTTCGCGGTCGACAAGCGCGTCTTCATCGCCGGCTTCGGCCTGTACGGCTCCAGCTGCGGCTCGGCCGAATATAGCGCCAAGATCGAGCTGAAGCGCCAGGGCGTACCGATGGCCCAGCGCATCATCAAGTACTTCTCCGACGGCTCGAGCAGCACCTTCCCCGTCCGGTTCGAGTACCCGGTGCAGATCGAGCCGGACACTTTCTACACCGCCAGCGTGGTGCTGGACGGCAACGAGCTGAGCTACTTCGGCCAGGAGGGCATGACCGAGGTGCAGTGTGGGAAAGTGACCTTCCAGTTCCAGTGCTCCTCCGACAGCACCAACGGCACTGGCGTGCAGGGAGGCCAGATCCCCGAGCTCATCTTCTACGCCTGACGGGCGGAACGGAGGGCGCCGCAGAGATTCCTGCTTCACTGCCATGTTGACTTTAAAACTGTGGAGTTCTCAGGAAGTTGCTGAAGGAAAGACGGACTCGCTGAGCCTCAAAGACAGAACACCGACGACTCGATGGAAACATGAAGAAACAAGAAGACGTCCCTCCAACGCTGCCTGTGTTCATCGTCTCCGTTACGTAGGAGTTGGAAGAAAAGACGATGGCTTCAGGTTTGTCGGGACTACTTTCAGTGGCAGATTAATCCACAGCTGTCACCAGACATCACACTACAAACACCTGTGCAATCCTGTCCGAAAGCCCCGTTTAAGGGTCTTATGTTAGTCTGTGTTCAGTCCACAGAACCACAGAGGACTTCCACAAGCTGTCGATCATATCTATTGATTAAACACTAAAATCAATCAGATATTCAGGTCACCAGATAAAAGCAAGTACAGatgagtgtgtttgcttttaaaaGCGACTGAGGTGATTAAACACATCTTTTATTACTCACGGTGGACGTTAAGCAGATCACTAAAGAGACACAAGCAGTGATTTGAGTTTGTGTGGCTGCAGTCTGAATGTGAACATCTGCACTGAAGCAAGAGGACAATATGTTCCCTGTAGTCTGATTCAGCTGTTTGTGGGAGTTTTTCCTCAGCTCTGTCACGGCTGTCGGGATATTTCGCTCTCTGATCTGGTTACTGAGCGTTTGATATAAACGTTCACCAGCTCAGCTCCACGCGACTTTAAAATCCTGAAATTCTGCTCCAGATGTTTTCACCTGAACTGTTTTTCTGTTCGACCCTCATGTTCTTTGGAAGCTTTATTACGGTTCAGGTCTCACTGCGCCCTCTTGTGGTGCCGAGTGGTATCACACGACAGCCCTGTTTGAGCTTCAGCACAGCTGTATTGGCCTCAGTCACAGcatctgtttgtttctgctgaaCGCTTTGTTCGTTTTaggttttaaactttttttttttaaacacaggaaTTTTCAATAAATACCTTTTGGTGCAAACGTGccataaatcaataaataaagcaGCGCATAAATGCAGCTGTTTAATTTTGGTCGGTCAGACAGTTTCTTCTCCTGGAGCAGAACTTTAAGATTTTTCAGGAACTTGGGGACTTCTTCCAAACATAAACTGGGAGGACTGGGCGAGCAGCGTCTCTGAGGGTTTTCAGTTTGTTGccttaaagaaaatgtttgaatTTAATAAAATTTGTAAAAGTGAGATTCTTAAACATTCCTGCTGTTGATGAAGGaatcaaagttttattttagtttgtgttCGTGGACGGTTCATCACATTCCTGCTTTTCTGTTTCTGATTTGTTTGAAGCAATTAAAAGGACGTTTCACTGAAATGTTCCTGTGATTTTAACTCTGTATTTAAGTTGTTTGTAGCTTAAAATCCTCgggctcttattttgaaaatcacGTGTACCTATGTTATCCTAGGTTTTTGTTGAAGGTGTGTAAATGGATTTCTGTGATAGACACTACtcgtcttcctctttttctttgtgtaatctgaaaaattacttttttttaatgattgtaGACGaagaaaaagtttttgtttgtttcctgtcgTCTGTTTCAGCCAGAATGTGCAGTGAGTCAGCGGCCTTATCGATGTGTTACTGTGACACATTTGGAAATAAAAGGTTTGATGGATTTCTCTGAGTCTCAGTTTTTGTCTCACgctgaaaaaaatcacatctGAAGGTTTCAGAGGGAAGAAATGATTCCAGCGAGTCTgtgaatgaaacatgaaaaagtaataaattcaCATAAAATGGAATTTTACTGCATTTCCATTAACTTTGATTTGATTAACGAATCAAACCAAAGTTTGTGCGAGAAAGCACAAAAATGAAATTTGAAGtaagtagaaaaatgttttctgatTAAAAgtaaattatgaaaaaaaaacatttgattcgTTGTTTACTTTTTATCAAATATTTTCTGGTAACTGTCAGGCAGGGAAAGAAGGTCATGAAAtcaaaactttgaaagaaaaaatcCAGTTTATTTCACATGATTACAGAttacaaaagtttaaaaatcaaCATAACAGCTTCAAATTCTGAAGTTTTTCCAAAATGTTTggtaaacaagaaaaacaacttctATACATTAAAAATTACAAATGAGTAAAAATTGTGTTAAATATTCTAATTTGTGAGATTGAATGAAATCATGAATAAATAATTGGACCTTTGGCTCGATGTAAATGAACAAAGATTTACCCTCAATGTTTCTACTTATAATAACATGTGTTATAACATATAATAACGCTTTTCGGTCACCTGGTGAAatatgctgacgacacagttctCCTGTCACTGCCGTCAGGCCCCTCACAACACCACGGGCCCGCTCTGCAGGAGTTTGTagagtggtgtgacagctccaAGCTTGAACTGAAcgtgagcaaaaacaaagagatggtggtgaccttctccagtaggcagagggatctggctgcttcagtcaccaccaccatccacaggaagccagtggaggtagttgaggagtacaaatacctgggaaccatctttgacaacctcctgaaattctctgcaacacagaggagattctcaggaggtgccaccaacggctatacctccttaggaaactcaactcctttggagtcagcacacccatcctgatgactttttactacgccttcctggaaagcatcatgaccttctccatcacctgctggttccactccctcagccttcacacaggaacagactgcagcacactgcatcagtgtgctctaaaatcatCGGCCCGTCAGAACTCTGGTACAGGTTTTCAGTAGTGATGTGTCCTGTGTGTCGAAGCTTCGAATCGTGCTTCGGGTAATCTCGGGGGCGTGTCTGTGAAGCGCGTATCAAGGCTTGCTTTGATTACGTATGCAGTGACGTTCGAGGCCTCGCAGGCAGTCCGTACCACGTGACTGATTCGGGAACTGGTTCACCGGTTCGCGCCAGATTCGAAATAAAATGGGcagcaaaacacagctgattcccCCATCACATTGTGTTGTGGAATTAGATTACGTACGTGTTACATAGTTACTTGACCATTTCCTCCCTCGATGGAACCAGCAAGGAAAAGAAAATTTTCACCTGTCTGGCAACATTTTGATGTCATCTCTCCTAATAAGGTATACAcactgtaataaataaatgataagtaccataatataaataaaccaCACCACAGATCCTATAATCAGATTTCTGTCTTTTGGTTTATTAAAA
This window contains:
- the LOC134629609 gene encoding BTB/POZ domain-containing protein 3-like, whose translation is MAAELFPTKKLVPAASVQQYQQQNLTNNNTSITSCNWQGLYPTIRERNSVMFNNEMMADVHFVVGPPGGTQRVPGHKYVLAVGSSVFHAMFYGELAEDQDEIRIPDVEPPSFLAMLKYIYCDEIDLCADTVLATLYAAKKYIVPHLARACVNFLETSLSAKNACVLLSQSCLFEEPDLTQRCWEVIDAQAELALRSEGFCDIDVQTLESILRRETLNAKEMVVFEAALNWAEAECQRQDLPPTIENKRLVLGKAIYLIRIPTMALEDFANGAAQSGVLTLNETNDIFLWYTAAKKPDLLFCTKPRKGLSPQRCHRFQSCAYRSNQWRYRGRCDSIQFAVDKRVFIAGFGLYGSSCGSAEYSAKIELKRQGVPMAQRIIKYFSDGSSSTFPVRFEYPVQIEPDTFYTASVVLDGNELSYFGQEGMTEVQCGKVTFQFQCSSDSTNGTGVQGGQIPELIFYA